A region from the Pungitius pungitius chromosome 16, fPunPun2.1, whole genome shotgun sequence genome encodes:
- the slc37a4b gene encoding glucose-6-phosphate exchanger SLC37A4b: MGATGYGYYRTAIFSCMFIGYSLYFFNRKTFSFVMPSVMEEIELDKDDLGLITSSQTMAYAISKFISGVLSDQISARWLFSIGLFLVGGINVVFSWSSTVPVFSLLWFINGLGQGCGWPPCGKVLRKWFEPSQFGTWWSVLSCSMNLAGSLGPILVTILLQYYNWRTILTASGIFCASFSLVCVVFIKNEPKDVGLPSIEGAAKKGAKGGNGESTLREFLLSPFLWVLSLGYLVVFGVKTAATDWGQLFLMQEKGQTVLMGSTYMSALEVGGFVGSLAAGFLSDRAVARQGLGTHGNPRHRLLLFMMAGMCVSMYLFRVTITLEMPQEAPLWVQVLHPVSVLVGVSEKEIWILFLGAMFGFSSYGPISLFGVIASESAPSNFCGTSHAVVALMANVGAFMAGLPFSTIAKQHSWDTAFWVAEVIMAVATVGFFLLRNMRTKMGRWEKTD, translated from the exons ATGGGGGCCACAGGCTATGGCTATTATCGCACTGCCATCTTCTCCTGCATGTTCATTGGCTACTCGCTGTACTTCTTCAACAGGAAGACCTTCTCGTTTGTCATGCCCTCTGTGATGGAGGAGATTGAATTGGACAAAGATGACTTGG GTCTGATCACCAGCAGCCAAACCATGGCCTACGCCATCAGTAAGTTCATCAGCGGCGTGCTATCGGACCAGATCAGCGCCCGCTGGCTCTTCTCCATCGGCCTCTTCCTGGTGGGCGGCATTAATGTGGTGTTCTCCTGGTCCTCCACCGTCCCCGTGTTCTCCCTGCTCTGGTTCATCAACGGCCTGGGTCAAGGCTGCGGCTGGCCCCCCTGTGGCAAAGTACTGCGCAAG TGGTTTGAGCCCTCCCAGTTTGGAACGTGGTGGTCCGTGTTGTCCTGCAGTATGAATCTAGCCGGGAGTCTGGGTCCAATCCTGGTCACTATACTCCTGCAGTACTACAACTGGAGGACTATCTTGACTGCATCTGGGATCTTCTGCGCCTCCTTCTCGTTGGTTTGTGTGGTGTTCATAAAGAACGAGCCAAAGGACGTGGGCCTGCCCAGCATCGAGGGAGCAGCCAAGAAGGGGGCCAAGGGGG GCAACGGGGAGAGCACCCTGAGGGAGTTCCTCCTCTCACCATTCCTGTGGGTGCTGTCTCTGGGCTACTTGGTGGTGTTTGGGGTGAAGACAGCTGCCACTGACTGGGGACAGCTGTTCCTTATGCAGGAGAAGGGCCAGACTGTTCTCATGG GGAGCACCTACATGAGTGCCTTGGAGGTGGGGGGTTTCGTGGGCAGCCTTGCGGCAGGGTTCCTCTCGGATCGAGCTGTAGCTCGG CAAGGGTTGGGAACCCACGGCAACCCTCGTCACAGACTGCTCCTTTTCATGATGGCCGGTATGTGCGTGTCCATGTACCTTTTCAGGGTTACAATCACACTTGAGATGCCACAG GAGGCTCCTCTTTGGGTCCAAGTCCTTCATCCTGTCTCTGTCCTCGTTGGTGTATCAGAAAAAGAG ATCTGGATCCTCTTCCTCGGTGCCATGTTTGGATTTTCTTCCTACGGACCAATTTCCTTGTTTGGGGTGATAGCCAGTGAAAGTGCTCCTTCAAATTTTTGTGGAACCTCTCATGCTGTTGTAGCTCTGATGGCTAATG TTGGGGCTTTTATGGCAGGCCTTCCCTTCAGCACCATTGCCAAGCAACACAGCTGGGACACGGCCTTCTGGGTTGCCGAGGTCATCATGGCGGTTGCCACCGTCGGCTTCTTCCTTTTGCGCAACATGCGCACCAAGATGGGACGGTGGGAGAAAACAGACTAG